Proteins from one Primulina huaijiensis isolate GDHJ02 chromosome 18, ASM1229523v2, whole genome shotgun sequence genomic window:
- the LOC140965120 gene encoding uncharacterized protein isoform X1, with product MEAGPTLSRCSIPIVTRYSLSVRVLNTSIFAGLSSTTAAAVKHNKERISRDKLDEASASKRKTGPSNPVSNAKKLNLEVSPHRAVSAVRLMRIELGGAFADLLNEQGKGSGDNEMGYVERTLGFRTRDLEDRDLRLVTDIVGGTIRWRRYLDYLILSMCHDEKTFRSMEPLLLQILRIGFYEIVKLEMPPYAVVDENVKVAKFALRTGAGNMVNAVLRKLVLLKESNSLPLPRVDGDDRQQARALATIHSHPVWMVRRWMNYFGLEEAIKLMIWNNSDPCFSIRANTGKGFTRADLVTKLEELKVPYESSHHLDDFVRIRAGLQVVLQAGLLKNGFCSVQDESAGLVVAVVDPQPGENIIDCCAAPGGKTLFMASHLKGQGSICAIDINKGRLRILKETAKLHEVINVVTTIHADLREFSDSNSLKFDKVLLDAPCSGLGVLCKRADLRWNRRLEDMEQLKTLQDELLDSASTLVKPAGVLVYSTCSIDPKENEERVAAFLLRHPEFYVDPVHKYVPSSFVTEDGFYGSNPVKHSLDGAFAARLLRSR from the exons ATGGAAGCGGGGCCAACCCTTTCCCGCTGCTCAATCCCCATTGTGACGCGTTACTCACTTTCAGTGCGAGTCTTGAATACTTCTATATTCGCCGGACTTTCTTCTACTACGGCGGCGGCGGTGAAGCATAACAAAGAAAGAATTTCAAGAGACAAGTTGGATGAAGCTTCTGCCAGTAAAAGAAAGACGG GTCCTTCTAATCCTGTCTCCAATGCGAAGAAGCTAAATTTGGAAGTGTCGCCTCATAGAGCTG TGTCTGCTGTGAGGTTGATGCGCATTGAGCTCGGTGGTGCATTTGCTGACCTGTTGAACGAGCAAGGCAAGGGCTCAGGGGATAATGAGATGGGATATGTTGAAAGAACTCTTGGTTTCCGTACTCGTGATTTGGAAGACAGAGATCTTCGACTG GTAACAGATATTGTTGGGGGTACCATTCGTTGGAGAAGATATCTGGACTATTTGATTCTTTCGATGTGTCATGATGAGAAAACCTTCAGAAGCATGGAACCTCTTCTATTGCAG attcTTCGAATTGGATTTTACGAGATTGTGAAGCTTGAAATGCCTCCTTATGCTGTCGTGGATGAG AATGTAAAGGTTGCAAAATTTGCTCTTAGAACTGGTGCTGGTAACATGGTGAATGCGGTTCTGAGGAAGCTGGTTTTGCTCAAG GAAAGTAACTCTCTCCCTTTACCAAGAGTTGATGGTGATGATAGGCAGCAAGCACGGGCCCTAGCCACCATCCATTCTCATCCTGTT TGGATGGTGAGACGATGGATGAACTATTTTGGGCTTGAAGAGGCTATAAAGTTAATGATATGGAATAACAGTGATCCTTGTTTCAGCATCAG aGCAAACACGGGCAAAGGATTCACAAGGGCTGATCTAGTAACAAAACTCGAAGAGTTGAAG GTTCCATATGAAAGCTCTCATCACTTGGATGATTTTGTCCGAATAAGAGCTGGATTGCAG GTTGTCTTACAAGCTGGATTGCTGAAAAATGGTTTCTGTTCAGTCCAAGATGAGAGTGCGG GCTTAGTGGTTGCTGTTGTGGATCCACAGCCTGGGGAGAATATTATTGACTGTTGTGCTGCTCCTGGAGGAAAGACACTTTTCATGGCTTCACATCTGAAAGGACAAG GTAGCATATGTGCTATTGACATAAACAAAGGCAGATTGAGAATCCTCAAAGAGACAGCCAAATTGCATGAAGTTATTAATGTTGTCACTACTATTCATGCTGACCTGCGTGAATTTTCT GACAGTAATagtttgaaatttgataaagttTTGCTGGATGCTCCATGTTCTGGATTGGGTGTTCTCTGCAAG AGAGCAGATTTGCGTTGGAATAGGAGATTAGAAGACATGGAACAACTTAAAACTTTGCAGGATGAGCTTCTTGATTCAGCCTCCAC CTTGGTGAAGCCTGCTGGAGTACTGGTATACAGCACCTGTTCAATTGATCCAAAGGAGAATGAAGAAAGAGTGGCTGCTTTTCTTCTCAGACATCCG GAGTTCTATGTAGATCCAGTGCACAAATATGTACCTTCAAGTTTTGTTACAGAAGATGGATTCTATGGGTCCAATCCTGTCAAACACTCACTTGATGGAGCCTTTGCAGCTCGCCTTCTGCGATCTAGATGA
- the LOC140965120 gene encoding uncharacterized protein isoform X2, which produces MEAGPTLSRCSIPIVTRYSLSVRVLNTSIFAGLSSTTAAAVKHNKERISRDKLDEASASKRKTGPSNPVSNAKKLNLEVSPHRAVSAVRLMRIELGGAFADLLNEQGKGSGDNEMGYVERTLGFRTRDLEDRDLRLVTDIVGGTIRWRRYLDYLILSMCHDEKTFRSMEPLLLQNVKVAKFALRTGAGNMVNAVLRKLVLLKESNSLPLPRVDGDDRQQARALATIHSHPVWMVRRWMNYFGLEEAIKLMIWNNSDPCFSIRANTGKGFTRADLVTKLEELKVPYESSHHLDDFVRIRAGLQVVLQAGLLKNGFCSVQDESAGLVVAVVDPQPGENIIDCCAAPGGKTLFMASHLKGQGSICAIDINKGRLRILKETAKLHEVINVVTTIHADLREFSDSNSLKFDKVLLDAPCSGLGVLCKRADLRWNRRLEDMEQLKTLQDELLDSASTLVKPAGVLVYSTCSIDPKENEERVAAFLLRHPEFYVDPVHKYVPSSFVTEDGFYGSNPVKHSLDGAFAARLLRSR; this is translated from the exons ATGGAAGCGGGGCCAACCCTTTCCCGCTGCTCAATCCCCATTGTGACGCGTTACTCACTTTCAGTGCGAGTCTTGAATACTTCTATATTCGCCGGACTTTCTTCTACTACGGCGGCGGCGGTGAAGCATAACAAAGAAAGAATTTCAAGAGACAAGTTGGATGAAGCTTCTGCCAGTAAAAGAAAGACGG GTCCTTCTAATCCTGTCTCCAATGCGAAGAAGCTAAATTTGGAAGTGTCGCCTCATAGAGCTG TGTCTGCTGTGAGGTTGATGCGCATTGAGCTCGGTGGTGCATTTGCTGACCTGTTGAACGAGCAAGGCAAGGGCTCAGGGGATAATGAGATGGGATATGTTGAAAGAACTCTTGGTTTCCGTACTCGTGATTTGGAAGACAGAGATCTTCGACTG GTAACAGATATTGTTGGGGGTACCATTCGTTGGAGAAGATATCTGGACTATTTGATTCTTTCGATGTGTCATGATGAGAAAACCTTCAGAAGCATGGAACCTCTTCTATTGCAG AATGTAAAGGTTGCAAAATTTGCTCTTAGAACTGGTGCTGGTAACATGGTGAATGCGGTTCTGAGGAAGCTGGTTTTGCTCAAG GAAAGTAACTCTCTCCCTTTACCAAGAGTTGATGGTGATGATAGGCAGCAAGCACGGGCCCTAGCCACCATCCATTCTCATCCTGTT TGGATGGTGAGACGATGGATGAACTATTTTGGGCTTGAAGAGGCTATAAAGTTAATGATATGGAATAACAGTGATCCTTGTTTCAGCATCAG aGCAAACACGGGCAAAGGATTCACAAGGGCTGATCTAGTAACAAAACTCGAAGAGTTGAAG GTTCCATATGAAAGCTCTCATCACTTGGATGATTTTGTCCGAATAAGAGCTGGATTGCAG GTTGTCTTACAAGCTGGATTGCTGAAAAATGGTTTCTGTTCAGTCCAAGATGAGAGTGCGG GCTTAGTGGTTGCTGTTGTGGATCCACAGCCTGGGGAGAATATTATTGACTGTTGTGCTGCTCCTGGAGGAAAGACACTTTTCATGGCTTCACATCTGAAAGGACAAG GTAGCATATGTGCTATTGACATAAACAAAGGCAGATTGAGAATCCTCAAAGAGACAGCCAAATTGCATGAAGTTATTAATGTTGTCACTACTATTCATGCTGACCTGCGTGAATTTTCT GACAGTAATagtttgaaatttgataaagttTTGCTGGATGCTCCATGTTCTGGATTGGGTGTTCTCTGCAAG AGAGCAGATTTGCGTTGGAATAGGAGATTAGAAGACATGGAACAACTTAAAACTTTGCAGGATGAGCTTCTTGATTCAGCCTCCAC CTTGGTGAAGCCTGCTGGAGTACTGGTATACAGCACCTGTTCAATTGATCCAAAGGAGAATGAAGAAAGAGTGGCTGCTTTTCTTCTCAGACATCCG GAGTTCTATGTAGATCCAGTGCACAAATATGTACCTTCAAGTTTTGTTACAGAAGATGGATTCTATGGGTCCAATCCTGTCAAACACTCACTTGATGGAGCCTTTGCAGCTCGCCTTCTGCGATCTAGATGA
- the LOC140965120 gene encoding uncharacterized protein isoform X3: MEAGPTLSRCSIPIVTRYSLSVRVLNTSIFAGLSSTTAAAVKHNKERISRDKLDEASASKRKTGPSNPVSNAKKLNLEVSPHRAVSAVRLMRIELGGAFADLLNEQGKGSGDNEMGYVERTLGFRTRDLEDRDLRLVTDIVGGTIRWRRYLDYLILSMCHDEKTFRSMEPLLLQILRIGFYEIVKLEMPPYAVVDENVKVAKFALRTGAGNMVNAVLRKLVLLKESNSLPLPRVDGDDRQQARALATIHSHPVWMVRRWMNYFGLEEAIKLMIWNNSDPCFSIRANTGKGFTRADLVTKLEELKVPYESSHHLDDFVRIRAGLQVVLQAGLLKNGFCSVQDESAGLVVAVVDPQPGENIIDCCAAPGGKTLFMASHLKGQGSICAIDINKGRLRILKETAKLHEVINVVTTIHADLREFSDSNSLKFDKVLLDAPCSGLGVLCKRADLRWNRRLEDMEQLKTLQDELLDSASTLVKPAGVLVYSTCSIDPKENEERVAAFLLRHPVL; the protein is encoded by the exons ATGGAAGCGGGGCCAACCCTTTCCCGCTGCTCAATCCCCATTGTGACGCGTTACTCACTTTCAGTGCGAGTCTTGAATACTTCTATATTCGCCGGACTTTCTTCTACTACGGCGGCGGCGGTGAAGCATAACAAAGAAAGAATTTCAAGAGACAAGTTGGATGAAGCTTCTGCCAGTAAAAGAAAGACGG GTCCTTCTAATCCTGTCTCCAATGCGAAGAAGCTAAATTTGGAAGTGTCGCCTCATAGAGCTG TGTCTGCTGTGAGGTTGATGCGCATTGAGCTCGGTGGTGCATTTGCTGACCTGTTGAACGAGCAAGGCAAGGGCTCAGGGGATAATGAGATGGGATATGTTGAAAGAACTCTTGGTTTCCGTACTCGTGATTTGGAAGACAGAGATCTTCGACTG GTAACAGATATTGTTGGGGGTACCATTCGTTGGAGAAGATATCTGGACTATTTGATTCTTTCGATGTGTCATGATGAGAAAACCTTCAGAAGCATGGAACCTCTTCTATTGCAG attcTTCGAATTGGATTTTACGAGATTGTGAAGCTTGAAATGCCTCCTTATGCTGTCGTGGATGAG AATGTAAAGGTTGCAAAATTTGCTCTTAGAACTGGTGCTGGTAACATGGTGAATGCGGTTCTGAGGAAGCTGGTTTTGCTCAAG GAAAGTAACTCTCTCCCTTTACCAAGAGTTGATGGTGATGATAGGCAGCAAGCACGGGCCCTAGCCACCATCCATTCTCATCCTGTT TGGATGGTGAGACGATGGATGAACTATTTTGGGCTTGAAGAGGCTATAAAGTTAATGATATGGAATAACAGTGATCCTTGTTTCAGCATCAG aGCAAACACGGGCAAAGGATTCACAAGGGCTGATCTAGTAACAAAACTCGAAGAGTTGAAG GTTCCATATGAAAGCTCTCATCACTTGGATGATTTTGTCCGAATAAGAGCTGGATTGCAG GTTGTCTTACAAGCTGGATTGCTGAAAAATGGTTTCTGTTCAGTCCAAGATGAGAGTGCGG GCTTAGTGGTTGCTGTTGTGGATCCACAGCCTGGGGAGAATATTATTGACTGTTGTGCTGCTCCTGGAGGAAAGACACTTTTCATGGCTTCACATCTGAAAGGACAAG GTAGCATATGTGCTATTGACATAAACAAAGGCAGATTGAGAATCCTCAAAGAGACAGCCAAATTGCATGAAGTTATTAATGTTGTCACTACTATTCATGCTGACCTGCGTGAATTTTCT GACAGTAATagtttgaaatttgataaagttTTGCTGGATGCTCCATGTTCTGGATTGGGTGTTCTCTGCAAG AGAGCAGATTTGCGTTGGAATAGGAGATTAGAAGACATGGAACAACTTAAAACTTTGCAGGATGAGCTTCTTGATTCAGCCTCCAC CTTGGTGAAGCCTGCTGGAGTACTGGTATACAGCACCTGTTCAATTGATCCAAAGGAGAATGAAGAAAGAGTGGCTGCTTTTCTTCTCAGACATCCG GTgctttaa